A genomic segment from uncultured Marinifilum sp. encodes:
- a CDS encoding TolC family protein, whose translation MKNRMIIIAAILLTSAFAGNAQEALTLESSIEIALSNNLNIKVAKNDAEISTNNATKGNAGLLPTLSASGGVNYSEHSADEVYSSGALNFSYTIFDGFGGKYNYQILNLQKEAGNLTARYNIENTILDVVSGFYQLSQTYDNFKSAEENLEISKERLLRNESKYEFGNINKLEVLNAKVDFNSDSTEYLQSQQSYEEAIREMNVLLGRKAETKFQLISDNSEFQTFNIKNLKKQTLELNTEYLIMANDLRQKETLVKESKSGQLPSLNLNSSYSYYENEIAGTNTNTQLTGGLTMSFTIFDGKKKKTEIANAKIDKMNSELDYQNTILDLEKDLVNAYADYLYNLKILSLQEDALEAAQLNFDQTKEYYLLGQVTSTTFREAQQNLIEARNNKSAARYDAKLSEVTIKKISGTLLN comes from the coding sequence ATGAAGAATCGAATGATAATAATAGCTGCAATTTTATTGACTTCTGCTTTTGCAGGAAATGCACAGGAAGCGCTGACCTTGGAATCGTCAATCGAAATTGCACTTAGCAACAATCTGAATATAAAAGTTGCTAAAAACGATGCAGAAATATCAACAAATAATGCAACCAAAGGAAATGCTGGTTTATTGCCTACATTAAGTGCCAGTGGAGGAGTAAATTATTCAGAACATAGTGCTGATGAAGTTTATTCTTCGGGAGCTCTTAATTTTTCCTACACAATTTTCGATGGTTTTGGAGGGAAATACAATTATCAAATATTAAACCTTCAAAAAGAGGCGGGTAATTTAACTGCTCGATATAATATTGAAAATACGATATTAGATGTGGTTTCCGGATTTTATCAGCTTAGTCAAACTTATGATAATTTTAAAAGTGCTGAAGAAAATCTGGAAATATCAAAGGAACGATTGTTACGTAACGAGTCGAAATATGAATTTGGTAATATCAATAAATTGGAAGTTTTAAATGCGAAAGTAGATTTTAACAGCGATAGTACTGAATACTTGCAATCTCAACAAAGCTATGAAGAAGCTATTCGTGAAATGAATGTATTGTTGGGACGAAAAGCGGAAACTAAATTTCAATTGATTTCCGATAATTCTGAATTTCAAACATTTAATATTAAGAATTTAAAGAAGCAAACCTTAGAGCTAAATACTGAGTACTTAATTATGGCTAATGATTTGCGTCAGAAAGAGACTTTGGTAAAAGAAAGTAAATCTGGACAATTGCCATCTTTAAATCTAAACTCTTCTTACTCGTACTACGAAAATGAAATAGCAGGAACCAACACGAATACGCAGTTAACCGGAGGCTTAACCATGAGTTTTACCATATTCGACGGGAAGAAAAAGAAAACAGAAATCGCGAATGCCAAGATTGATAAAATGAATTCTGAGTTAGATTATCAGAATACAATTTTAGACTTAGAAAAAGATTTGGTTAATGCTTACGCAGATTACCTTTATAACTTGAAAATTCTATCATTACAGGAAGATGCCCTGGAAGCTGCGCAGCTAAATTTCGACCAAACCAAAGAGTATTATCTTTTAGGTCAGGTTACTTCAACAACATTTCGAGAAGCGCAACAAAATCTTATCGAAGCCAGAAATAATAAATCTGCAGCTCGTTACGATGCAAAATTATCGGAGGTAACAATTAAGAAAATTAGTGGAACTTTATTGAATTAA
- a CDS encoding histidinol-phosphatase HisJ family protein — MSQNRNENHEYFIWETHGIHAGTGNDHVKHGVDEFEKITELAIEKAHPNITFIIHTPRLTRFRYAAEKRLGVKFIRGDNAYFNYPSQIDKLKQKYGDKINIRFGIELEWLGPDLGMQWNRSKIFQAQNADFVIGSLHFSKEGIPYDGSIEEANQLIKLRGGVENYWAGYIEELIEMVDSSWEMIQVVGHIDLPKLFVPMPKALIELDTSDHILARRMRFLLEMISEYNLALDVNLAGINKGCGIYPDLSILQRAKHLDIPIALGTDTHSLQNLGNHYEAGVKFAYKAGYKHYLSFSKCIPEKRPLRNTGFKEDKYKVMNLGIEMLNLRFEDRKQRRIPKFSFGGSFRTFLEHHKSSTSLGDFDAIRIRKGNKSVSISHTLPAHQKERQKGLFSHHKDEPGVLSMIFNALASEEINVETAHLNSNNDGTATAFLTLSGDDNGIREAVEFVEGTGGNSFIEIRVGDNLDIPDLKKADNYLLEVDGVNLPIAISEQMILSVHNNSSGVLLILLSALASQNINILDLRLGHRGNKGYAILGIEGEKRKVGDVIGKLGPQFFETTHLNLSE, encoded by the coding sequence ATGTCTCAAAATAGAAACGAAAACCACGAATATTTTATATGGGAAACTCACGGAATTCATGCCGGAACAGGTAATGATCATGTTAAACATGGGGTTGATGAATTCGAAAAAATTACCGAACTGGCTATTGAAAAAGCTCATCCTAATATAACGTTTATAATTCACACACCACGTTTAACCCGTTTTCGGTATGCTGCCGAAAAACGTTTAGGTGTTAAGTTTATTCGTGGCGATAATGCTTATTTTAATTATCCCAGCCAAATTGATAAGCTGAAACAAAAATATGGGGATAAAATCAACATAAGATTTGGAATTGAATTGGAATGGCTGGGGCCTGATTTAGGCATGCAATGGAACAGATCAAAAATTTTTCAGGCTCAAAATGCTGATTTTGTAATTGGTTCCCTGCATTTTTCTAAAGAAGGAATCCCTTACGATGGATCAATTGAGGAAGCAAATCAGTTAATTAAATTACGGGGAGGGGTAGAAAATTACTGGGCCGGATACATAGAAGAATTAATTGAAATGGTCGATTCTTCATGGGAAATGATACAAGTTGTTGGTCATATAGATTTGCCCAAATTATTTGTGCCAATGCCTAAGGCTTTAATAGAACTCGATACTTCTGATCATATTTTAGCACGTCGCATGCGCTTTCTTCTGGAAATGATTAGTGAATATAATTTGGCATTAGATGTAAATCTGGCAGGAATTAATAAAGGTTGTGGCATTTATCCCGATTTAAGTATTCTGCAAAGAGCAAAACATCTTGATATTCCAATAGCCTTAGGAACCGATACTCATAGCTTGCAGAATTTAGGAAATCATTACGAAGCAGGTGTAAAATTTGCCTATAAGGCAGGATACAAACACTATTTAAGTTTCTCGAAATGCATACCAGAAAAGCGTCCGTTAAGAAATACAGGTTTTAAAGAGGATAAATATAAGGTAATGAACCTGGGAATTGAAATGCTCAATTTAAGATTTGAAGATAGAAAACAAAGGCGAATTCCTAAATTTTCTTTTGGTGGATCGTTTCGTACCTTTCTCGAACATCATAAAAGTTCAACATCTTTAGGCGATTTTGATGCTATTCGAATTCGTAAAGGAAATAAGTCGGTTAGCATTAGCCATACTTTACCAGCACATCAAAAAGAAAGACAAAAAGGATTATTTTCGCATCATAAAGATGAGCCAGGAGTTTTATCAATGATTTTTAATGCTTTGGCCTCCGAAGAAATTAATGTGGAAACCGCTCATCTTAATTCGAATAATGATGGAACAGCAACAGCATTTTTAACCCTTTCGGGTGACGATAATGGAATTCGCGAGGCAGTAGAATTTGTTGAAGGAACCGGGGGCAATAGTTTCATTGAAATAAGAGTTGGAGATAATCTTGATATTCCTGATCTCAAAAAGGCAGACAATTATCTTCTCGAAGTTGATGGAGTTAATTTGCCAATAGCAATAAGCGAACAGATGATATTATCGGTACATAACAACTCTTCAGGAGTATTACTAATTCTGCTTTCGGCTTTGGCATCGCAAAATATCAATATTCTCGATTTACGATTAGGTCATCGCGGAAATAAGGGTTATGCAATTTTAGGAATAGAAGGGGAGAAACGAAAAGTAGGTGATGTAATTGGCAAATTAGGGCCTCAATTTTTTGAAACTACACATTTAAACTTATCTGAGTAA
- a CDS encoding NAD(P)H-binding protein, with amino-acid sequence MNKIENTISILGCGWLGLALAEFLIKNHYFVNASVRKTEKFTSLKNLGINPYLIQLSPHININYDKSFFDSKTLIVNFPAKGRNDIIDYHSKQVLSLIKEIKQSPIENVIFISSTSVYANCNSLVKESENKIPESETGKALRIAEDLFLNEKSFKSTIIRFGGLFGYDRKAGRFFAGKKQIKGGETPVNLIHRDDCVGIINHIIKNNCWNDIYNACCPQHPKKRDFYLQAAKLEGFDLPEFINSLEQFKIISSEKLIHETGYKFNFSNPIEAL; translated from the coding sequence ATGAATAAAATTGAAAATACAATTAGTATACTTGGATGTGGTTGGTTGGGATTAGCCTTAGCCGAATTCTTAATTAAAAATCACTATTTTGTTAATGCTTCGGTTAGAAAAACAGAAAAATTTACGTCGCTCAAAAATTTAGGCATTAATCCTTATCTTATTCAATTGAGTCCGCACATTAATATTAATTACGATAAAAGTTTTTTCGACTCTAAAACTCTAATTGTTAATTTTCCAGCTAAAGGCAGAAATGATATTATCGATTATCACAGCAAGCAAGTTTTATCTCTTATAAAAGAGATAAAACAGTCCCCTATTGAGAATGTGATTTTTATTAGCTCTACTTCTGTTTACGCCAATTGTAACTCTTTGGTTAAGGAAAGCGAAAATAAAATTCCGGAATCGGAAACTGGCAAAGCACTTAGAATTGCTGAAGATCTTTTTCTTAATGAAAAATCGTTTAAATCTACAATAATTCGTTTTGGCGGTTTATTTGGTTATGATCGCAAAGCTGGACGATTTTTTGCGGGTAAAAAACAAATTAAAGGTGGTGAAACTCCTGTTAATTTAATTCATCGCGACGATTGCGTTGGTATAATAAATCATATCATTAAAAATAATTGTTGGAATGATATTTACAATGCTTGTTGTCCGCAACATCCTAAAAAAAGAGATTTTTACTTACAAGCTGCCAAATTAGAAGGATTCGATTTACCTGAATTTATAAATTCATTAGAACAATTTAAAATTATTAGTTCTGAAAAATTAATTCATGAAACTGGCTATAAATTTAATTTTTCAAATCCTATTGAAGCTTTGTAA
- the hemA gene encoding glutamyl-tRNA reductase: MSLEIRENLQKLLVVGISYRKSALDVRGLFSLTSDDQDNILKEAKENNIDSMVILSTCNRTEIYAHSSQLDLIIDLFLKYCKGNREDFNNNGYTLFGNECIQHLFKVTSGLDSQIIGDFQIVGQVKDAVHKSEKFGMVNAFQNRLFSFVFQASKKIKNNTDISKGAASVAHAAVQYIKDKVSTLESSNFLLYGTGDIGKDTCENLLKHMNNRSLTLVNRTIEKAEALANKFDIKYETIENLSQEIDKAEVIIVATGAPKPTVTLDHLEKTESCKLILDLSVPRNVDCAIDNLDHVLVITVDELSKHISKSIEQRKACIPDAEKIIQSSIGEFYAWLEVKYLSPVIVALKENLHKVQQKELDYHKNKLSDEELKKVEHITNNIVNKIARACINHLKDHHKKQSTPMETLNMIFKDMDS; the protein is encoded by the coding sequence ATGTCATTAGAAATTCGTGAAAATCTACAAAAATTACTTGTTGTAGGAATAAGCTATAGAAAATCAGCTTTAGATGTTAGAGGATTGTTTTCTTTAACGTCTGATGATCAGGATAATATTCTAAAAGAAGCTAAGGAAAATAACATTGATAGTATGGTTATATTATCTACATGTAACCGTACCGAAATTTATGCCCACTCATCGCAACTTGATCTGATTATCGATTTGTTTTTGAAATACTGCAAAGGCAATCGCGAAGACTTTAACAATAACGGTTACACACTTTTTGGTAATGAATGCATTCAGCATCTTTTTAAGGTAACTTCAGGTTTAGATTCCCAAATTATAGGAGATTTTCAAATTGTTGGACAAGTAAAAGATGCCGTTCATAAATCGGAAAAATTTGGAATGGTAAATGCGTTCCAAAACAGACTTTTTTCATTTGTTTTTCAGGCAAGTAAAAAAATAAAAAATAATACAGATATAAGTAAAGGTGCAGCTTCGGTTGCTCATGCTGCCGTTCAGTATATTAAAGATAAAGTTAGTACTCTTGAATCGAGTAATTTTCTTTTGTACGGAACCGGCGATATTGGGAAAGATACCTGCGAGAATTTACTGAAACACATGAATAATCGTTCGCTTACTTTGGTAAATAGAACAATAGAAAAAGCTGAAGCTCTTGCAAACAAATTCGATATTAAGTACGAAACCATTGAAAACTTATCGCAAGAAATTGATAAAGCTGAGGTTATTATTGTTGCAACAGGAGCTCCTAAACCAACAGTTACACTAGATCATTTAGAAAAAACAGAATCGTGCAAGCTTATTTTAGATCTTTCGGTGCCTCGAAATGTTGATTGTGCCATTGATAATTTAGATCATGTTTTGGTTATTACGGTTGATGAATTATCGAAACACATTTCTAAATCTATAGAGCAAAGAAAAGCATGTATTCCCGATGCAGAAAAAATAATTCAATCTTCCATTGGTGAGTTTTATGCCTGGTTAGAAGTCAAGTATTTATCACCAGTTATAGTAGCTTTAAAAGAAAATCTACATAAAGTACAACAAAAAGAATTGGATTATCACAAAAATAAATTGAGTGATGAGGAACTAAAAAAAGTAGAACACATTACCAATAATATAGTGAATAAAATTGCCCGTGCATGTATCAATCATCTGAAAGATCATCACAAAAAGCAATCTACCCCAATGGAAACATTAAATATGATATTTAAAGATATGGATTCGTAA
- the hemC gene encoding hydroxymethylbilane synthase, with the protein MSEPKKIVVATRPSLLAYTQTQQTVDLLQKANPDVEFEIKKFSTKGDRVLNRSLTEFGGTGLFVKELEHAMLEGEADIAVHSLKDVPSFHPEGLKLVSFPQREDVRDVFLSRNAQTIENMPQGFVLGTGSPRRKVQMAALRSDIKFKEIRGNIDSRIQKMIDGEYDAIILAAAGMNRLGKEFDEKLLLDVDQSIPAIGQGAIAIECRADDLQTIQIIEKVNHKPTMQAVLAERAFMAEIEGGCKFPLAAHALVLDEILTMIAIVGDVNTNEFIVEQIEVNVAESINKAKELAVIMKAICKDKGINFYL; encoded by the coding sequence ATGTCTGAGCCAAAAAAAATAGTAGTTGCTACTCGCCCAAGTTTGCTAGCATACACGCAAACTCAACAAACCGTTGATTTATTGCAAAAAGCAAATCCTGATGTAGAATTCGAAATAAAGAAATTTAGTACCAAGGGAGATCGGGTTTTAAACCGTTCATTAACAGAGTTTGGTGGAACTGGATTGTTTGTAAAAGAACTGGAACATGCCATGCTCGAAGGAGAAGCAGATATTGCAGTTCACAGCCTTAAAGATGTTCCAAGTTTTCACCCAGAAGGGTTAAAATTGGTATCCTTTCCTCAGCGAGAAGATGTAAGAGACGTATTTTTAAGCCGAAATGCTCAAACAATAGAAAATATGCCTCAGGGCTTTGTGCTGGGAACAGGAAGTCCGCGCAGAAAAGTACAGATGGCAGCTTTGCGTTCCGATATTAAATTTAAAGAAATTAGAGGTAATATCGATTCACGAATACAAAAAATGATTGATGGAGAGTATGATGCGATTATTTTGGCAGCAGCAGGAATGAATCGTTTGGGTAAGGAATTTGATGAGAAATTACTTTTAGATGTAGATCAGAGCATCCCAGCAATTGGGCAAGGAGCAATTGCCATAGAATGCCGAGCCGACGACTTGCAAACCATACAAATTATAGAAAAAGTGAATCATAAACCTACCATGCAGGCCGTATTGGCCGAAAGGGCTTTTATGGCCGAAATAGAAGGTGGGTGTAAATTTCCTTTAGCAGCACATGCTCTTGTTTTGGATGAAATTCTTACAATGATTGCTATTGTGGGTGATGTAAACACCAACGAATTTATTGTCGAACAGATTGAGGTTAATGTAGCAGAATCAATAAATAAGGCTAAAGAGTTGGCTGTGATAATGAAGGCAATTTGTAAAGACAAAGGAATTAATTTTTATCTTTAA
- the hemB gene encoding porphobilinogen synthase codes for MSLRPLFPETRMRRLRYSKVVRNMVAETSLSVDDLIMPLFVCPGEKVKNPIKSMPGNDQLSVDLLVEKCGELLQSGVKSVLLFGIPESKDEDGTVATHDHSIVQQAIRAIKAKYPQMYIIADICNCEYTTHGHCGTIVDGDVDNDQTLVTLAAQAVSMAKAGVDMVAPSDMMDGRIGYMRKALDENCFEKLPIMAYSAKYASGFYGPFRDAADSAPQFGDRSTYQMDPRNSDEAIREVEMDIAEGADIVMVKPALSYLDVIYRTKHEFNIPVAAYNVSGEFSMVKAAGEKDWIDTERVMMEIMTSIKRAGADIIITYHAQEVAEILNKR; via the coding sequence ATGAGTTTACGTCCACTTTTTCCGGAAACACGAATGAGAAGATTGCGTTACAGCAAAGTTGTGCGCAATATGGTTGCAGAAACATCTCTTTCTGTTGATGATTTAATTATGCCTCTTTTTGTTTGTCCGGGAGAAAAGGTTAAGAATCCTATTAAAAGCATGCCAGGTAACGATCAGTTATCTGTAGACCTGTTAGTCGAAAAATGTGGAGAACTGCTTCAGTCGGGAGTAAAATCAGTATTACTTTTTGGAATTCCCGAATCGAAAGATGAAGATGGTACTGTAGCAACTCACGATCATAGTATTGTTCAGCAGGCAATTCGCGCAATAAAAGCAAAATATCCTCAAATGTATATTATTGCTGATATTTGTAATTGCGAGTATACTACTCATGGCCACTGTGGAACCATTGTAGATGGAGATGTTGATAATGATCAAACATTGGTTACTCTAGCGGCTCAGGCTGTTTCTATGGCAAAAGCAGGTGTTGATATGGTAGCTCCTTCGGATATGATGGATGGTAGAATTGGATACATGAGAAAAGCATTGGACGAAAATTGTTTCGAGAAACTTCCAATTATGGCTTATTCGGCAAAATATGCTTCTGGTTTTTATGGCCCATTTAGAGATGCTGCAGATAGCGCTCCACAATTTGGTGATCGTTCTACCTACCAAATGGATCCTAGAAATAGCGATGAAGCAATTCGTGAAGTTGAAATGGATATTGCCGAAGGTGCAGATATTGTTATGGTTAAACCTGCATTAAGTTACCTTGATGTTATTTACCGTACAAAACATGAATTTAATATTCCTGTTGCTGCATATAATGTTAGTGGAGAATTTTCTATGGTAAAAGCTGCAGGAGAAAAAGACTGGATTGATACTGAGCGTGTTATGATGGAAATTATGACTTCTATTAAAAGAGCTGGTGCTGATATTATTATCACTTATCACGCTCAGGAAGTAGCTGAGATTTTAAACAAGAGATAA
- the hemE gene encoding uroporphyrinogen decarboxylase, which translates to MTNSIFLDTINGIKRERPPMWFMRQAGRVLPSYMKLREKYGFKEMMETPNLAADVTLLPIHDLGVDAAILFSDILVIPEALGMELSFEGKGPSFSTALKDVADPLTFLTEKPEKLEHIYQAIDRILEIKPEEIPLIGFCGGPLTTLCYMYQGFSRNQNFPDFVPAIYRDKELMKKVVAKITEMSIHYGLKQVEHGVKAFQLFETHAGLIPVELYKEVFLPSVKAILGAVREKGVKTIYLPKGLGTGINMVNYDLCDCISVDWQIPLHEVRKVVGEQMIIQGNFDPRILESTPEAIDREFEYYLNYGRKDHKWIFNLGHGLLPTIPVENVKYLVKKVKEADWAR; encoded by the coding sequence ATGACAAATTCAATATTTCTGGATACAATTAATGGTATTAAGCGAGAGCGACCACCTATGTGGTTTATGCGTCAGGCGGGAAGAGTATTACCATCTTATATGAAATTGCGTGAAAAATACGGATTTAAAGAGATGATGGAAACTCCTAATCTGGCTGCTGATGTAACTTTACTTCCTATTCACGATTTAGGAGTTGATGCTGCAATTTTGTTTTCGGATATTTTGGTAATTCCCGAAGCTTTAGGAATGGAACTAAGTTTTGAAGGAAAAGGCCCGAGTTTTTCAACTGCTCTTAAAGATGTTGCAGATCCATTAACTTTCTTAACTGAGAAACCTGAAAAATTAGAACATATTTATCAGGCAATAGATCGCATATTGGAGATTAAGCCAGAGGAAATTCCATTAATCGGATTTTGTGGTGGACCTTTAACAACCCTTTGTTACATGTATCAGGGGTTTAGTCGTAATCAGAATTTTCCTGATTTTGTTCCTGCCATTTATCGAGATAAGGAATTGATGAAGAAAGTGGTTGCTAAAATCACAGAAATGAGTATTCATTATGGACTAAAGCAGGTGGAGCATGGGGTTAAGGCTTTTCAATTGTTCGAAACTCACGCAGGTTTAATTCCGGTAGAATTGTACAAAGAAGTATTTTTACCATCGGTTAAAGCTATTTTAGGAGCTGTACGCGAAAAAGGAGTTAAAACCATTTACTTGCCTAAAGGTTTAGGTACAGGAATTAATATGGTTAACTACGATTTATGCGATTGTATTAGTGTCGATTGGCAAATACCATTACACGAAGTTCGTAAAGTTGTTGGTGAACAAATGATTATACAGGGAAATTTCGATCCTCGTATTTTGGAATCAACTCCCGAAGCTATCGATAGAGAATTTGAATATTATCTTAATTATGGTAGAAAAGATCACAAATGGATATTTAACTTAGGACATGGTTTGTTACCAACAATTCCGGTCGAAAATGTAAAATATTTAGTGAAAAAAGTAAAAGAAGCAGATTGGGCACGATAA
- a CDS encoding double-cubane-cluster-containing anaerobic reductase — protein MADYTKMWTGLGLDLDNHDALLENLGGAYQSIFMSQKHRPEAMGYFDFVMSEAHGLRIKELREEQEAGRKIIGSFCVFVPEEIILAAGCTSVGLCSGADFAQEEVEKVLPRNTCSLIKSFFGFSLAKVCPYMEVSDLIVGENTCDGKKKAFETFKEMVPNFYQMDIPQNKAPMGRKLLAHEYKSFLAKLEEMTGKKISKKDLQEGIATVNAKRAALSRLAKLRAADPCPISGLDALLINQIAFLDNPARFTEKLNALCDELEVSIKEKKGAIAEKAPRILISGCPMAIPNWKVPAIIEATGAVIVGEESCIGERGQRNTTDDSADTLEGLIDAVVDRYFKIDCAVFTPNQERVEHIKEMTRNYNADGVIHYGLQFCQPYIMESFSVEKLLEKDGISIMRLETDYSQEDMGQLSTRVEAFVEIIK, from the coding sequence ATGGCAGATTACACAAAAATGTGGACTGGTCTTGGTTTAGACCTTGATAATCATGATGCTCTACTAGAGAATTTAGGTGGAGCATATCAATCTATTTTCATGTCACAAAAGCATCGTCCCGAGGCTATGGGATATTTCGATTTTGTGATGAGCGAAGCTCATGGACTCCGAATTAAGGAGCTACGAGAGGAGCAGGAAGCAGGTCGAAAGATTATTGGTTCTTTTTGTGTTTTTGTTCCCGAAGAAATTATATTAGCTGCAGGATGTACCTCGGTAGGATTGTGTTCTGGTGCCGATTTTGCTCAAGAAGAAGTGGAAAAGGTTTTGCCTCGTAACACATGTTCATTAATTAAATCATTTTTTGGCTTTAGTTTGGCTAAGGTTTGTCCGTACATGGAAGTTTCCGATCTTATTGTTGGTGAAAACACCTGCGATGGTAAGAAAAAAGCTTTTGAGACTTTTAAAGAAATGGTTCCTAATTTTTACCAAATGGATATACCTCAAAATAAGGCTCCAATGGGTAGAAAATTGCTTGCTCATGAATACAAAAGCTTTCTTGCCAAGTTAGAAGAAATGACAGGTAAGAAAATCAGTAAGAAAGATTTACAGGAAGGTATTGCTACTGTGAATGCTAAACGCGCTGCTTTAAGCCGATTGGCTAAACTTCGTGCTGCCGATCCTTGCCCAATATCAGGATTAGATGCTTTATTAATTAATCAAATTGCATTTTTAGATAATCCAGCTCGTTTTACTGAGAAATTAAATGCGCTTTGCGACGAATTAGAAGTATCAATTAAAGAGAAGAAGGGTGCGATTGCTGAAAAAGCTCCTCGAATTCTTATTTCTGGTTGTCCTATGGCGATTCCAAACTGGAAAGTTCCTGCAATTATTGAAGCAACAGGTGCTGTTATTGTAGGCGAAGAATCTTGTATTGGGGAACGCGGACAGCGCAATACCACAGATGATTCTGCCGATACACTTGAAGGTTTAATTGATGCCGTTGTAGATCGATACTTTAAAATTGATTGTGCTGTGTTTACTCCAAATCAGGAACGTGTTGAGCACATCAAAGAAATGACTAGAAATTATAATGCTGATGGTGTAATTCATTATGGACTTCAATTTTGTCAGCCTTATATTATGGAATCATTTTCGGTTGAAAAATTATTAGAAAAAGATGGTATTTCAATAATGCGTCTGGAGACTGATTATAGTCAGGAAGATATGGGACAGCTATCTACAAGAGTAGAAGCTTTTGTTGAGATTATTAAATAA
- a CDS encoding acyl-CoA dehydratase activase: MKQAGIDIGSRSIELIVLENGQVIHNKQSESGYNPVDRVKELIADISFDKIMVTGYGRASLEIAFDYPTVTEIKAYGTGAAALYPGVRGVLDIGGQDTKVISLNENGKVLKFEMNDKCAAGTGKFLEMMATSLGYDQNSLGPSALEGQEGIEINSMCAVFAESEVTSLLAKGCQRADIALAIHQSVCRRAVGMIKRQNINTPMMFAGGVANNSCMVHLLKKTFGKDIIVPESPQFVGAYGAAVLAAQ; this comes from the coding sequence ATGAAACAGGCAGGTATTGATATAGGTTCTAGAAGTATTGAGTTAATTGTATTGGAGAATGGGCAAGTAATTCATAACAAACAAAGCGAATCGGGATATAATCCGGTGGATCGTGTTAAAGAATTAATTGCTGATATTTCTTTCGATAAAATTATGGTAACCGGATATGGTCGTGCTAGCCTTGAAATTGCATTCGATTATCCTACGGTTACCGAGATAAAAGCCTATGGAACAGGTGCTGCAGCTCTTTATCCGGGAGTTAGAGGAGTGCTCGATATTGGCGGACAAGATACAAAGGTTATCTCTCTAAACGAAAATGGTAAAGTGCTAAAATTTGAGATGAATGATAAGTGTGCCGCAGGAACAGGTAAGTTTTTAGAGATGATGGCAACAAGTTTGGGTTATGATCAAAACTCTCTTGGACCTTCGGCTTTAGAAGGGCAGGAAGGAATAGAAATTAATAGCATGTGTGCTGTTTTTGCCGAATCGGAAGTTACCTCTCTATTGGCTAAAGGTTGTCAAAGAGCCGATATTGCGCTGGCAATTCATCAGTCGGTATGTCGTCGTGCTGTAGGTATGATTAAGCGTCAGAATATAAATACTCCAATGATGTTTGCAGGAGGTGTAGCCAATAATTCATGTATGGTCCATTTGTTAAAGAAAACTTTTGGTAAGGATATTATTGTTCCTGAATCACCTCAGTTTGTTGGAGCTTATGGTGCGGCTGTTTTGGCTGCTCAATAA
- a CDS encoding TerB family tellurite resistance protein: MRKEEKLYEIFGELLYAIAKADGVIQKEEKERLIQLLKDHALGKEILWSFEFEESHNSSVEEIYNKVINFCHVYGPAPQYEEFISAMKIVAKASEGIKPKEMKLINSFSEDLMERFQRDIDKLKQFEKKEYYR; this comes from the coding sequence ATGAGAAAAGAAGAGAAATTATACGAAATATTCGGCGAGTTACTTTATGCAATTGCTAAAGCCGATGGAGTAATTCAAAAAGAAGAAAAAGAAAGACTAATACAATTACTAAAGGATCATGCTTTAGGCAAAGAAATATTATGGTCTTTCGAATTTGAAGAGTCACACAATTCGTCTGTTGAAGAAATCTACAATAAAGTAATTAATTTTTGCCATGTATATGGCCCGGCACCCCAATATGAGGAATTTATAAGTGCCATGAAAATTGTTGCCAAAGCCAGCGAAGGAATTAAACCCAAAGAAATGAAATTAATTAATTCTTTTTCTGAAGATTTAATGGAACGCTTTCAGCGTGATATCGACAAGCTTAAGCAATTTGAAAAGAAAGAATATTATAGGTAA